From the genome of Candidatus Eisenbacteria bacterium:
GGTTAGAAATGGATCTATTATGACGCTGCTTTCTCCGTCGGTTATGGAAAAACATGCATGCCCAAAGTATGTTACCTTGACCATGCTCCGTCCCTCCTTTCCCTTGAGAGAGAAAGAATATTCTCCGGCAGCGAGCATGTCAACTGCCGCGAATCCGTCCCCTTCGGGGCTGCTCGCTCGTCCAAGAAGGGAGTCCAGAAATTTTCAGAAAGTCGGTTCAAGGACATCTCCAGGCCCACCCGCTGCACAGTACTCCTCATCGACCTTGTGGAGCCCGCCAGAAATGTTCCGGCGTTCGTTTACGTTTGACTTAACCTGATTTCCCTTATACTCTGCCCGAAAGTTCATGGATCCAAAAAACGCAGGTTCCAGGCAGAGAACGAACGTAGCCCGGAGAGCCGGCAAGGTCAGCATCGCCACGATGACAAGCCGGGTCCTTGGCCTGGTCAGGGAGCAAGTCGTCGCTGTATTCTTCGGCGCGGGTTTTGCGACCGATGCTTTCAATGTAGCATTCAGGATTCCCAACCTTCTGAGAGACTTGTTCGCCGAAGGAGCTCTTTCCTCGGCTTTTGTCCCGGTATTCAGCGACCACCTTACGAAGAAAGGCAAGAAGGAAGCCCTCAGTCTTGCGAATTCCATCTTCAATTCCCTCACGATCATTGTCTCTCTGATCTGTCTGCTGGGTATCCTGTTTTCACCTTTTATCACGAAACTCATGGCGCCGGGGTTTTCATCAATTCCCGGAAAACTGGAACTGACAGCCGGCCTTACCAGAATAATGTTTCCATTCCTGCTTTTCATTTCGCTGGCCGCACTCGCGATGGGAGTGTTGAACTCGCTTGACCGGTTCTTCGTGCCGGCCTTGTCCCCGACCATGTTCAACCTTGGATGGATAGGCGGCGCGATCCTTCTTTCGCCTCTCTTCTCGATGGCTGGCATGGAGCCGGTCACATCGATGGCCGTCGGAGTTCTGGTGGGAGGCGCAGCTCAGTTTCTCATCCAAGTACCATTCGTCTACAAGGAAGGCTTCAGGTGGAAGGCCGGGCTGGAACTCAACGATCCGGGCTTGAGGCGTGTTCTGGTGCTGGCCGGGCCGGCTGTTGTCGGCCTTGCTGCAACTCAAGTAAACATCCTCGTGAACACACAGATTGCTTCGTTCCTGAGGGAGGGGAGTGTTTCATGGCTCAACTACGCATTCAGGCTCATGCAGCTCCCAATAGGAGTCTTCGGAGTCGCAATTGCAACGGTAACTCTTCCTTCTATCTCAAGGCACATTTCGGAAGGGAAAACAGATGAGTTCAAGAAGACAATCACTCATTCTCTGGAATTGATCGGCCTCCTCACTATTCCTTGCACTTTTCTCTTTCTTTCCCTTTCATCCCCCATAGTGTCCATTCTCTACCAGCACGGCAGATTCGG
Proteins encoded in this window:
- the murJ gene encoding murein biosynthesis integral membrane protein MurJ translates to MDPKNAGSRQRTNVARRAGKVSIATMTSRVLGLVREQVVAVFFGAGFATDAFNVAFRIPNLLRDLFAEGALSSAFVPVFSDHLTKKGKKEALSLANSIFNSLTIIVSLICLLGILFSPFITKLMAPGFSSIPGKLELTAGLTRIMFPFLLFISLAALAMGVLNSLDRFFVPALSPTMFNLGWIGGAILLSPLFSMAGMEPVTSMAVGVLVGGAAQFLIQVPFVYKEGFRWKAGLELNDPGLRRVLVLAGPAVVGLAATQVNILVNTQIASFLREGSVSWLNYAFRLMQLPIGVFGVAIATVTLPSISRHISEGKTDEFKKTITHSLELIGLLTIPCTFLFLSLSSPIVSILYQHGRFGPFDTTQTAHALIFYSLGLFGYSSVKVLAPAFYALGTPRVPVTIGFFTVGTNIALNLILMRPLGHIGLALSTSVTAFLNMGLLMRSLRRRTGRFGFRGLFHSVLRMLLASAAMAIVARFSWSILSRALGGERLLASIFSLLLSFLLAGVTMLVVLKLMKAKELSYLRELIPGLEKPSSEDDTRLP